A genomic region of Castor canadensis chromosome 16, mCasCan1.hap1v2, whole genome shotgun sequence contains the following coding sequences:
- the Cplx2 gene encoding complexin-2 has translation MDFVMKQALGGATKDMGKMLGGEEEKDPDAQKKEEERQEALRQQEEERKAKHARMEAEREKVRQQIRDKYGLKKKEEKEAEEKAALEQPCEGSLTRPKKAIPAGCGDEEEEEEESILDTVLKYLPGPLQDMFKK, from the exons ATGGACTTCGTCATGAAGCAAGCCCTCGGAG GGGCCACCAAGGACATGGGGAAGATGCTagggggagaagaggagaaggaccCGGACGcgcagaagaaggaggaggagcggCAGGAGGCGCTGCGACAGCAGGAGGAGGAGCGCAAGGCGAAGCACGCGCGCATGGAGGCGGAGCGCGAAAAGGTCCGGCAGCAGATCCGAGACAAG TACGGgctgaagaagaaggaggagaaggaggcagaggagaaGGCAGCCCTCGAACAGCCCTGCGAGGGGAGCCTGACCAGGCCCAAGAAGGCTATCCCTGCAGGCTGCggggacgaggaggaggaggaagaggagagcatCCTGGACACGGTGCTCAAATACCTGCCCGGGCCACTGCAGGACATGTTCAAGAAGTAA